A genomic window from Cotesia glomerata isolate CgM1 linkage group LG7, MPM_Cglom_v2.3, whole genome shotgun sequence includes:
- the LOC123269471 gene encoding uncharacterized protein LOC123269471 isoform X1: MKDKSSWWKKFKSNATKSSELSRKKFFKHREIYPGIMWNKKVFIKIIEVLLCIACTVALRVTDDESRRVFNFLRYRSREWALLNNVTWGTIGAALATATCGGYVIITAGLLLAVATGELRGRKTELFLLGLGVILFGIIGALSLASIENVPNDLIDNAAVLGALCLITGLVFIADILMTTPEQDSKHDATHIFVNKNAVQPPTTLTIEKESKAPKASGHNKTLDSDRNESVNDTKDTNKDNSQQQNHQVHHHNQEEPPAGSREHQVLVTAQRPRVTDVGILAEPNRDYGDDDIKFIDDDQFTKEYSNLRNQFRESTVNGYRDAETTMRDRFRDERDNGRTFYHHTHEMNIRPSDEVDTPRFSSIRDNLSEARFPKIVNSSVKTNRVDRDDHDNFESHGSRYLDSSHFDTISTRLAPGIMKRGRDNYLVSSGRSYRSDRSKDGIEMLDEWVGVLRKSTTGTQTTIPSTLPSSPNDPGYVRHTASNWPREIKFKTPGSSPNREVHH; this comes from the exons ACAAAAGTTCGTGGTGGAAAAAGTTTAAATCAAATGCTACTAAATCAAGTGAATtgagcagaaaaaaattttttaagcacagAGAAATCTATCCTGGTATTATGtggaataaaaaagtttttatcaaaatcaTTGAAGtg CTTTTATGCATTGCATGCACGGTGGCACTCCGTGTGACTGATGACGAGAGCAGaagagtttttaattttctcagaTATCGTAGTAGAGAGTGGGCTCTTCTGAACAATGTGACCTGGGGAACTATag GTGCAGCTCTCGCGACAGCAACGTGTGGCGGTTACGTGATCATCACTGCAGGTCTTCTGCTCGCTGTTGCGACTGGCGAATTACGCGGTAGAAAAACT GAATTATTCTTACTTGGACTTGGAGTAATTCTCTTCGGAATAATCGGCGCACTGTCATTAGCGTCGATAGAAAATGTTCCTAATGATTTAATAGACAACGCAGCGGTGCTCGGCGCTTTGTGTCTCATCACCGGATTGGTTTTTATAGCAGATATTTTGATGACTACACCCGAACAAGACAGTAAACATGACGCGACGCATatatttgtcaataaaaatgcAG TGCAACCGCCGACGACTTTGACGATTGAGAAGGAGTCGAAAGCTCCAAAGGCTAGCGGACACAATAAGACTTTAGATTCTGATAGAAATGAAAGTGTCAATGATACTAAGGATACTAATAAGGACAATAGTCAACAGCAGAATCATCAGGTTCATCATCATAATCAGGAAGAACCTCCAGCAGGCTCACGGGAGCATCAAGTCCTCGTTACCGCCCAGCGACCTCGAGTTACCGACGTCGGAATTTTGGCTGAGCCTAACAGGGACTACGGTGatgatgacattaaatttatcgaCGACGATCAATTTACCAAAGAATACTCCAACCTTCGTAATCAGTTTAGAGAGTCCACTGTCAACGGGTACAGAGACGCTGAGACGACGATGAGAGATAGATTCAGGGACGAGAGGGACAACGGAAGGACTTTTTATCACCATACCCATGAAATGAATATTCGACCTTCTGACGAGGTCGACACGCCGAGGTTTTCTTCCATCAGAGACAATTTAAGCGAGGCCAGGTTTCCTAAAATTGTTAACTCGAGTGTGAAGACTAACAGGGTCGATCGCGATGATCACGATAATTTTGAGAGTCATGGAag CAGATACTTGGACTCGAGTCACTTTGACACCATATCAACGAGATTAGCACCAGGAATAATGAAGCGCGGGCGAGACAATTATCTGGTTTCATCTGGCAGAAGCTACCGCAGCGACCGGTCCAAAGATGGAATAGAAATGCTGGATGAGTGGGTTGGAGTGCTCAGAAAGTCAACTACCGGGACCCAGACAACGATTCCTTCGACACTGCCGTCGTCTCCCAACGACCCAGGATACGTCAGACACACTGCCAGTAACTGGCCTCGCGAGATTAAATTCAAGACTCCTGGTTCAAGCCCTAATCGCGAGGTCCATCATTAA
- the LOC123269471 gene encoding uncharacterized protein LOC123269471 isoform X2: MKDKSSWWKKFKSNATKSSELSRKKFFKHREIYPGIMWNKKVFIKIIEVLLCIACTVALRVTDDESRRVFNFLRYRSREWALLNNVTWGTIGAALATATCGGYVIITAGLLLAVATGELRGRKTELFLLGLGVILFGIIGALSLASIENVPNDLIDNAAVLGALCLITGLVFIADILMTTPEQDSKHDATHIFVNKNAVQPPTTLTIEKESKAPKASGHNKTLDSDRNESVNDTKDTNKDNSQQQNHQVHHHNQEEPPAGSREHQVLVTAQRPRVTDVGILAEPNRDYGDDDIKFIDDDQFTKEYSNLRNQFRESTVNGYRDAETTMRDRFRDERDNGRTFYHHTHEMNIRPSDEVDTPRFSSIRDNLSEARFPKIVNSSVKTNRVDRDDHDNFESHGRYLDSSHFDTISTRLAPGIMKRGRDNYLVSSGRSYRSDRSKDGIEMLDEWVGVLRKSTTGTQTTIPSTLPSSPNDPGYVRHTASNWPREIKFKTPGSSPNREVHH, from the exons ACAAAAGTTCGTGGTGGAAAAAGTTTAAATCAAATGCTACTAAATCAAGTGAATtgagcagaaaaaaattttttaagcacagAGAAATCTATCCTGGTATTATGtggaataaaaaagtttttatcaaaatcaTTGAAGtg CTTTTATGCATTGCATGCACGGTGGCACTCCGTGTGACTGATGACGAGAGCAGaagagtttttaattttctcagaTATCGTAGTAGAGAGTGGGCTCTTCTGAACAATGTGACCTGGGGAACTATag GTGCAGCTCTCGCGACAGCAACGTGTGGCGGTTACGTGATCATCACTGCAGGTCTTCTGCTCGCTGTTGCGACTGGCGAATTACGCGGTAGAAAAACT GAATTATTCTTACTTGGACTTGGAGTAATTCTCTTCGGAATAATCGGCGCACTGTCATTAGCGTCGATAGAAAATGTTCCTAATGATTTAATAGACAACGCAGCGGTGCTCGGCGCTTTGTGTCTCATCACCGGATTGGTTTTTATAGCAGATATTTTGATGACTACACCCGAACAAGACAGTAAACATGACGCGACGCATatatttgtcaataaaaatgcAG TGCAACCGCCGACGACTTTGACGATTGAGAAGGAGTCGAAAGCTCCAAAGGCTAGCGGACACAATAAGACTTTAGATTCTGATAGAAATGAAAGTGTCAATGATACTAAGGATACTAATAAGGACAATAGTCAACAGCAGAATCATCAGGTTCATCATCATAATCAGGAAGAACCTCCAGCAGGCTCACGGGAGCATCAAGTCCTCGTTACCGCCCAGCGACCTCGAGTTACCGACGTCGGAATTTTGGCTGAGCCTAACAGGGACTACGGTGatgatgacattaaatttatcgaCGACGATCAATTTACCAAAGAATACTCCAACCTTCGTAATCAGTTTAGAGAGTCCACTGTCAACGGGTACAGAGACGCTGAGACGACGATGAGAGATAGATTCAGGGACGAGAGGGACAACGGAAGGACTTTTTATCACCATACCCATGAAATGAATATTCGACCTTCTGACGAGGTCGACACGCCGAGGTTTTCTTCCATCAGAGACAATTTAAGCGAGGCCAGGTTTCCTAAAATTGTTAACTCGAGTGTGAAGACTAACAGGGTCGATCGCGATGATCACGATAATTTTGAGAGTCATGGAag ATACTTGGACTCGAGTCACTTTGACACCATATCAACGAGATTAGCACCAGGAATAATGAAGCGCGGGCGAGACAATTATCTGGTTTCATCTGGCAGAAGCTACCGCAGCGACCGGTCCAAAGATGGAATAGAAATGCTGGATGAGTGGGTTGGAGTGCTCAGAAAGTCAACTACCGGGACCCAGACAACGATTCCTTCGACACTGCCGTCGTCTCCCAACGACCCAGGATACGTCAGACACACTGCCAGTAACTGGCCTCGCGAGATTAAATTCAAGACTCCTGGTTCAAGCCCTAATCGCGAGGTCCATCATTAA
- the LOC123269471 gene encoding uncharacterized protein LOC123269471 isoform X3: MWNKKVFIKIIEVLLCIACTVALRVTDDESRRVFNFLRYRSREWALLNNVTWGTIGAALATATCGGYVIITAGLLLAVATGELRGRKTELFLLGLGVILFGIIGALSLASIENVPNDLIDNAAVLGALCLITGLVFIADILMTTPEQDSKHDATHIFVNKNAVQPPTTLTIEKESKAPKASGHNKTLDSDRNESVNDTKDTNKDNSQQQNHQVHHHNQEEPPAGSREHQVLVTAQRPRVTDVGILAEPNRDYGDDDIKFIDDDQFTKEYSNLRNQFRESTVNGYRDAETTMRDRFRDERDNGRTFYHHTHEMNIRPSDEVDTPRFSSIRDNLSEARFPKIVNSSVKTNRVDRDDHDNFESHGSRYLDSSHFDTISTRLAPGIMKRGRDNYLVSSGRSYRSDRSKDGIEMLDEWVGVLRKSTTGTQTTIPSTLPSSPNDPGYVRHTASNWPREIKFKTPGSSPNREVHH, translated from the exons ATGtggaataaaaaagtttttatcaaaatcaTTGAAGtg CTTTTATGCATTGCATGCACGGTGGCACTCCGTGTGACTGATGACGAGAGCAGaagagtttttaattttctcagaTATCGTAGTAGAGAGTGGGCTCTTCTGAACAATGTGACCTGGGGAACTATag GTGCAGCTCTCGCGACAGCAACGTGTGGCGGTTACGTGATCATCACTGCAGGTCTTCTGCTCGCTGTTGCGACTGGCGAATTACGCGGTAGAAAAACT GAATTATTCTTACTTGGACTTGGAGTAATTCTCTTCGGAATAATCGGCGCACTGTCATTAGCGTCGATAGAAAATGTTCCTAATGATTTAATAGACAACGCAGCGGTGCTCGGCGCTTTGTGTCTCATCACCGGATTGGTTTTTATAGCAGATATTTTGATGACTACACCCGAACAAGACAGTAAACATGACGCGACGCATatatttgtcaataaaaatgcAG TGCAACCGCCGACGACTTTGACGATTGAGAAGGAGTCGAAAGCTCCAAAGGCTAGCGGACACAATAAGACTTTAGATTCTGATAGAAATGAAAGTGTCAATGATACTAAGGATACTAATAAGGACAATAGTCAACAGCAGAATCATCAGGTTCATCATCATAATCAGGAAGAACCTCCAGCAGGCTCACGGGAGCATCAAGTCCTCGTTACCGCCCAGCGACCTCGAGTTACCGACGTCGGAATTTTGGCTGAGCCTAACAGGGACTACGGTGatgatgacattaaatttatcgaCGACGATCAATTTACCAAAGAATACTCCAACCTTCGTAATCAGTTTAGAGAGTCCACTGTCAACGGGTACAGAGACGCTGAGACGACGATGAGAGATAGATTCAGGGACGAGAGGGACAACGGAAGGACTTTTTATCACCATACCCATGAAATGAATATTCGACCTTCTGACGAGGTCGACACGCCGAGGTTTTCTTCCATCAGAGACAATTTAAGCGAGGCCAGGTTTCCTAAAATTGTTAACTCGAGTGTGAAGACTAACAGGGTCGATCGCGATGATCACGATAATTTTGAGAGTCATGGAag CAGATACTTGGACTCGAGTCACTTTGACACCATATCAACGAGATTAGCACCAGGAATAATGAAGCGCGGGCGAGACAATTATCTGGTTTCATCTGGCAGAAGCTACCGCAGCGACCGGTCCAAAGATGGAATAGAAATGCTGGATGAGTGGGTTGGAGTGCTCAGAAAGTCAACTACCGGGACCCAGACAACGATTCCTTCGACACTGCCGTCGTCTCCCAACGACCCAGGATACGTCAGACACACTGCCAGTAACTGGCCTCGCGAGATTAAATTCAAGACTCCTGGTTCAAGCCCTAATCGCGAGGTCCATCATTAA